The following are encoded together in the Rhizobium sp. SSA_523 genome:
- a CDS encoding response regulator, with translation MDRRQTPQTTRFALGLDPGVAIGLLCAFLFFIASGLIAYWNLQALREGNERVVQTHVAIVALDELLSKVQDAETGQRGFLLTNDDSYLAPYRLAVETIPVQLDKVAALTAGNPGQDRRLANLRQRIDGKLAELAQTIDIRRTSGLEAALLVVNSNWGKAEMDAIRAQISAMAGGETDVRIQRLRDMNAAQQTAFLSTLLSGALGLLLTATIAFLVRRTTLARRRDEWLQNGEVQLAAAMMGDQPIDQLGTSILEFLGRYVGAVAGVLYTGTHDRFEKAATYGVPPNAVIPERFRTREGLLGQAAAERRPIVIDQVPDGYLEFGSAFGSNKPRHLVILPGQVDGAVNAVIELGFLHATRDDVTKLLERASEAIAIAVRSAVYRSELQDLLDETQRQSEELQTQSEELRVSNEELEEQSRALKESQARLEQQQVELEQTNSQLEEQAQQLEIQRDDLERANVAVQLKARELEQASQYKSDFLANMSHELRTPLNSSLILAKLLADNPNDNLTAEQVKYARTIQSSGNDLLNLINDILDLSKIEAGHVEIRPEAVPVERMTNTLHQVFQPLAADKALDLAIDVGADVPATIETDPQRLEQVLKNLLSNAIKFTEKGQVKLSIRSNGSGQVVFSVSDTGIGIAPEHQQSVFDAFHQADGTISRKFGGTGLGLSISRQLVRLLGGAIDLESQPGKGSTFTVTVPERYDPGKVTPRDLRPSLPVATASAPAAAAPHSPTVFARRVEDDRDTLTAGKRILLVIEDDETFAGILRDLSRELGFQAVVAGSAEEALRLAKDYLPSAVVLDVGLPDQSGLAVLDRLKNDVQTRHIPVHVVSGGDHTETAYALGAMGYLVKPVSRDQLIDVLQKLENRLSQRVHRVLIVEDDPVQREAVATLLGTQDVETVTASTVAECLELLKQGTFDCMVLDLTLPDASGYTLLETLSQEDAYAFPPVIVYTGRELSADDEQRLRRYSKSIIIKGAKSPERLLDEVSLFLHRVISELPDEQQMMIRKARNRDAVLEGRRILIVEDDVRNVYALTNILEPRGAIVDIARNGREALEALEKTSNGGGAAIDLVLMDVMMPIMDGLTATQEIRKNPAWKKLPIITLTAKAMPDDQQRCIEAGANDYMAKPLDVDKLLSLVRVWMPK, from the coding sequence ATGGATCGACGCCAAACGCCCCAGACGACGCGCTTTGCCCTGGGCCTTGATCCCGGCGTCGCGATCGGTCTTCTTTGTGCGTTTCTGTTTTTCATCGCCAGCGGCCTCATCGCCTACTGGAACCTCCAGGCGCTGCGCGAGGGAAATGAGCGGGTGGTCCAGACGCATGTCGCCATCGTTGCCCTGGACGAACTGCTTTCCAAGGTGCAGGACGCGGAAACCGGTCAGCGCGGCTTCCTGCTGACCAATGATGATTCCTATCTCGCCCCCTACAGGCTGGCGGTGGAGACCATTCCGGTCCAGTTGGACAAGGTCGCCGCCCTGACCGCCGGCAATCCAGGCCAGGATCGTCGCCTGGCGAATTTGCGTCAGCGCATCGATGGCAAGCTTGCCGAACTTGCGCAGACCATCGATATTCGCCGCACATCCGGGCTTGAAGCCGCTTTGCTCGTGGTGAATTCGAATTGGGGCAAAGCGGAGATGGATGCGATCCGCGCGCAGATTTCGGCAATGGCGGGTGGCGAGACGGATGTCCGCATCCAGCGCCTGCGGGACATGAACGCGGCGCAGCAGACCGCCTTTCTCAGCACGCTTCTGTCCGGTGCGCTGGGCCTGCTTCTGACGGCGACGATCGCCTTCCTCGTGCGTCGGACGACGCTTGCCCGCCGCCGTGACGAATGGCTTCAAAATGGTGAAGTGCAGCTGGCAGCGGCAATGATGGGCGATCAGCCGATCGATCAGCTGGGGACCAGCATTCTCGAATTTCTGGGGCGGTATGTCGGCGCAGTCGCCGGAGTCCTCTATACCGGCACCCATGACCGCTTCGAAAAGGCCGCCACCTATGGCGTGCCGCCCAATGCCGTCATCCCCGAACGGTTCAGAACCCGGGAAGGCCTTCTGGGCCAGGCGGCGGCGGAGCGGCGTCCGATTGTCATCGATCAGGTGCCGGACGGCTATCTCGAATTCGGCTCCGCGTTCGGCTCTAATAAACCCCGCCATCTCGTCATCCTGCCCGGCCAGGTGGATGGCGCGGTCAATGCGGTCATTGAGCTTGGCTTCCTGCATGCCACAAGGGACGACGTGACGAAGCTTCTGGAGCGCGCGTCGGAGGCGATCGCGATTGCCGTGCGTTCGGCCGTCTATCGCAGCGAATTGCAGGATCTGCTCGACGAAACGCAGCGCCAGTCCGAAGAACTGCAGACCCAGAGCGAGGAATTGCGGGTCTCCAACGAAGAACTGGAAGAGCAGAGCCGGGCGCTGAAGGAGAGCCAGGCGCGCCTCGAACAGCAGCAGGTGGAGCTGGAGCAGACCAATTCGCAGCTTGAGGAACAGGCACAGCAGCTCGAGATCCAGCGCGACGACCTGGAACGTGCCAATGTCGCCGTGCAACTGAAGGCACGCGAACTGGAACAGGCCAGCCAGTACAAATCCGATTTCCTCGCCAATATGTCGCATGAGCTGCGAACGCCGCTCAATTCCTCGCTCATCCTGGCGAAGCTCCTGGCCGACAATCCGAACGACAACCTGACGGCCGAGCAGGTGAAATATGCGAGAACCATCCAGTCCTCCGGCAACGACCTGCTCAATCTCATCAACGATATTCTCGATCTGTCCAAGATCGAGGCGGGCCATGTCGAAATCCGCCCGGAAGCGGTTCCGGTCGAACGCATGACCAATACGCTTCATCAGGTCTTCCAGCCGCTGGCTGCAGACAAGGCGCTGGATCTTGCGATCGATGTCGGGGCCGATGTGCCCGCGACGATCGAGACCGATCCGCAGCGGCTCGAACAGGTGCTGAAAAACCTGCTGTCGAACGCAATCAAATTCACCGAAAAGGGTCAGGTCAAGCTGTCGATCCGCAGCAATGGCTCAGGTCAGGTCGTCTTCTCCGTCTCCGATACCGGTATCGGCATCGCACCGGAGCACCAGCAGAGCGTGTTCGACGCCTTTCATCAGGCCGATGGCACGATCAGCCGGAAATTCGGCGGCACAGGCCTCGGCCTGTCCATTTCGCGCCAGCTCGTCCGCCTTCTCGGCGGTGCCATCGATCTCGAGAGCCAGCCCGGCAAAGGCAGCACCTTCACGGTGACCGTTCCCGAGCGCTACGATCCGGGCAAGGTGACGCCCCGCGATCTGCGGCCGAGCCTTCCCGTCGCCACGGCCTCTGCTCCGGCCGCCGCCGCGCCGCACAGCCCGACCGTCTTTGCCCGCCGGGTTGAGGACGATCGTGACACGCTGACGGCCGGAAAGCGCATCCTGCTGGTCATCGAGGATGACGAGACCTTTGCAGGCATCCTGCGCGATCTCTCGCGCGAACTCGGCTTCCAGGCGGTCGTGGCCGGCTCTGCAGAAGAGGCGTTGCGCCTCGCCAAGGACTATCTCCCGAGCGCCGTCGTGCTCGATGTCGGCTTGCCGGACCAGTCGGGCCTGGCCGTGCTCGACCGGCTGAAGAACGACGTGCAGACCCGTCATATCCCGGTTCACGTCGTGTCCGGCGGCGACCATACCGAAACGGCCTATGCACTCGGCGCGATGGGCTATCTGGTGAAGCCCGTCAGCCGCGACCAATTGATCGATGTGCTGCAGAAGCTCGAAAACCGCCTGTCCCAGCGCGTCCACCGCGTGCTGATCGTGGAAGACGATCCGGTGCAGCGGGAAGCGGTGGCGACGCTGCTCGGCACGCAGGACGTGGAAACGGTCACCGCAAGCACGGTCGCCGAATGCCTCGAATTGCTCAAGCAGGGCACGTTCGACTGCATGGTCCTCGATCTCACTTTGCCGGACGCCTCGGGATATACGCTTCTGGAAACGCTCAGCCAGGAAGACGCCTATGCCTTCCCGCCGGTGATCGTCTATACCGGCCGCGAATTGTCGGCCGATGACGAACAGAGGCTGCGGCGCTATTCCAAATCCATCATCATCAAGGGCGCGAAGTCCCCGGAGCGGCTGCTCGACGAGGTCAGCCTCTTCCTCCACCGCGTCATTTCCGAACTGCCGGACGAGCAGCAGATGATGATCCGCAAGGCGCGCAACCGTGACGCCGTGCTCGAGGGTCGGCGCATCCTGATCGTCGAGGACGATGTCCGCAATGTCTACGCCCTGACCAATATCCTCGAGCCGCGGGGAGCGATCGTCGATATTGCCCGCAACGGCCGCGAGGCGCTGGAGGCGCTGGAGAAGACGTCGAACGGCGGCGGTGCAGCCATTGATCTGGTCCTGATGGATGTGATGATGCCGATCATGGACGGTCTGACCGCGACCCAGGAGATCCGCAAGAACCCTGCCTGGAAGAAGTTGCCGATCATTACCTTGACGGCCAAGGCCATGCCGGACGATCAGCAGCGCTGTATCGAAGCCGGGGCCAATGATTACATGGCCAAGCCGCTGGACGTCGATAAATTGCTGTCGCTCGTTCGGGTATGGATGCCGAAATGA
- a CDS encoding sulfatase — MKTVFVLFDSLNRHMLGSYGGSRVPTPNFDRLAQRSRIYDKHYVGSLPCMPARRDALTGRLTFLHRSWGPLEPFDNAFPELLKQNGTHTHLITDHYHYWEDGGATYHNRYSTFEFVRGQESDPWKAMVQPPWERLREKYHPAQTEGAENNKFGPYMINREFIREEKDFPSVQCFAHGLEFLDMNRDKDDWFLQIETFDPHEPFFAPERFKAPFATGWNGPIRDWPRYGRVEELPEEADELRANYYAIVSLCDFLLGQLLDDFDRHDMWKDTALVVTTDHGFLLGEHDFWAKNRMNMYEEIVHIPLFIHDPRQPETGRVDRLTQSIDLAPTFLDLYGVAPPAETEGHSLLRDNDRQALIFGYFGGAVNVTDGRFTYHRYPEDLKRQEIYQYTVMPTHITKPFTPEELAGTTLADPFSWTKNVPLMKVPVIERSPMFNNYGPGAMLEDDTRLYDLAQDPGQEQPLDDPETEAMMIAHMCRLMAANDAPAEAFARLKLDPQAASERSGGTGA; from the coding sequence ATGAAAACGGTCTTTGTCCTTTTCGATTCCCTGAACCGGCACATGTTGGGAAGCTATGGCGGAAGCCGGGTGCCGACGCCGAATTTCGACCGGCTGGCGCAACGCAGCCGCATTTACGACAAGCATTATGTCGGCTCTCTGCCCTGCATGCCGGCCAGGCGCGATGCGTTGACAGGGCGGCTCACCTTCCTGCATCGCAGCTGGGGGCCGCTCGAACCCTTTGACAATGCCTTCCCCGAATTGCTCAAGCAGAACGGCACCCATACGCATCTGATCACCGACCACTATCATTACTGGGAGGATGGCGGCGCGACCTATCACAACCGCTATTCCACGTTCGAGTTCGTCCGCGGGCAGGAATCCGATCCCTGGAAGGCCATGGTCCAGCCGCCATGGGAGCGGCTGCGCGAGAAATACCATCCGGCGCAGACCGAGGGTGCGGAGAACAACAAATTCGGTCCCTACATGATCAACCGGGAGTTCATCCGTGAGGAAAAGGATTTCCCGTCAGTTCAGTGCTTCGCACATGGTCTGGAATTTCTCGACATGAACCGCGACAAGGATGACTGGTTTCTCCAGATCGAGACCTTTGATCCGCATGAACCTTTTTTCGCGCCCGAACGCTTCAAGGCGCCCTTCGCCACCGGCTGGAACGGCCCGATCCGAGACTGGCCGCGCTATGGGCGGGTGGAGGAACTGCCCGAGGAGGCGGATGAGCTGCGGGCCAATTATTACGCCATCGTCTCGCTCTGCGATTTCCTGCTCGGCCAGCTGCTCGACGATTTCGACCGGCACGACATGTGGAAGGATACCGCGCTGGTGGTGACTACCGATCACGGCTTCCTGCTGGGAGAGCATGATTTCTGGGCCAAGAACCGGATGAATATGTATGAGGAGATCGTGCATATTCCGCTCTTCATCCACGATCCGCGGCAGCCGGAGACCGGACGCGTCGACCGGCTGACGCAGTCGATCGACCTTGCGCCGACCTTCCTGGATCTTTACGGCGTGGCGCCGCCGGCCGAAACCGAAGGCCATTCGCTGTTGCGCGACAATGACCGGCAGGCCTTGATCTTCGGCTATTTCGGCGGCGCTGTGAATGTTACGGATGGCCGTTTCACCTATCATCGCTATCCCGAGGACCTGAAGCGGCAGGAGATCTACCAGTACACCGTCATGCCTACCCACATCACCAAGCCCTTCACACCCGAGGAGCTTGCCGGGACGACGCTGGCCGACCCCTTCAGCTGGACGAAAAATGTGCCGCTGATGAAGGTGCCGGTGATCGAGCGTTCGCCGATGTTCAACAATTACGGCCCGGGTGCCATGCTCGAAGACGATACACGTCTCTATGACCTGGCACAGGATCCCGGTCAGGAACAACCGCTCGACGATCCGGAGACGGAGGCCATGATGATCGCTCACATGTGCCGCCTGATGGCTGCCAATGATGCGCCGGCGGAAGCATTCGCCCGGCTGAAACTTGACCCCCAGGCAGCCAGCGAAAGGAGCGGCGGGACCGGGGCTTGA
- a CDS encoding ABC transporter ATP-binding protein, with protein MAKVTLDKVKKRFGALDVIKGVDLTIEDGEFVVLVGPSGCGKSTLLRMIAGLEEITGGEIAIGDKVVNDLEPRERDIAMVFQSYALYPHMDVARNMAFSMALRKTPQAEIDAAVSGTASALELDSYLDRLPRALSGGQRQRVAMGRAIVRRPKVFLFDEPLSNLDAQLRVQMRTEVRKLHQTIGATSIYVTHDQVEAMTMADRIVVLDKGRIAQVGSPLDLYDRPANRFVAEFIGSPSINLIKGAALEGAIDQGTAGAGAALSEALHRNGGNVVAGIRPEHLQPAEQGLRGTVQVIENLGAETYVFFDAGTGRDLCWRTPGRAGVRIGEVLTLGVDPNHLHVFDAESGARL; from the coding sequence ATGGCCAAGGTCACACTCGACAAGGTGAAGAAGAGGTTTGGCGCGCTCGACGTGATCAAGGGCGTCGACCTGACGATCGAGGACGGCGAATTCGTCGTGCTGGTCGGCCCGTCCGGTTGCGGCAAATCCACGCTGCTGCGGATGATCGCCGGTCTCGAAGAGATTACGGGCGGGGAAATCGCCATCGGCGACAAGGTCGTGAACGATCTGGAGCCGCGCGAGCGCGACATTGCCATGGTATTTCAATCCTATGCGCTCTATCCGCATATGGACGTGGCCCGCAACATGGCTTTCTCGATGGCGCTGCGCAAGACGCCGCAGGCGGAGATCGATGCGGCCGTTTCGGGCACGGCAAGCGCGCTCGAGCTTGACAGCTATCTCGATCGGCTGCCGCGGGCACTGTCGGGCGGTCAGCGCCAGCGGGTGGCCATGGGACGGGCGATCGTTCGTCGCCCGAAGGTCTTCCTCTTCGACGAGCCGCTATCCAATCTCGACGCGCAGCTGCGGGTGCAGATGCGAACCGAGGTGCGAAAACTGCATCAGACGATCGGCGCCACATCGATCTACGTGACGCATGACCAGGTCGAAGCCATGACCATGGCGGACCGGATCGTCGTTCTCGACAAAGGCAGGATCGCCCAGGTCGGATCGCCGCTGGATCTTTACGACCGGCCCGCCAATCGCTTCGTCGCGGAATTCATCGGCTCCCCCTCGATCAATCTCATCAAGGGAGCGGCCCTGGAAGGCGCGATCGATCAGGGAACGGCGGGTGCGGGTGCGGCTCTGTCCGAGGCGCTGCACCGCAATGGCGGCAATGTGGTGGCCGGGATCCGGCCGGAACATCTGCAGCCGGCCGAACAGGGGCTGCGCGGCACTGTGCAGGTCATCGAGAATCTCGGCGCCGAGACCTATGTGTTCTTCGATGCGGGCACCGGCCGCGATCTCTGCTGGCGCACGCCCGGACGGGCGGGTGTCCGGATCGGCGAGGTGCTTACGCTCGGGGTCGATCCCAATCATCTGCATGTCTTCGACGCCGAAAGCGGCGCGCGTCTTTGA
- a CDS encoding carbohydrate ABC transporter permease — protein sequence MLVLRGYSKWVGYGLLMLGVFIILGPFLWIMMQSFKYEIDILRGAWIFKPTLFNYNDVLWSRRSDFLSNVTNSAIVAAISTFFVLIVGTLAAYSLARLQWQRWISAAFLGWTLIFNMIPPLTLVGPWYLIFRELGLSASLTGVILTHITLHLPMTIWMMMAYFSDLPKDIEEAAMVDGCRRIDAFWKISLPLVTPGLIAAGVLAFVFSWNEFSIALNLTSRATATVPVAIARFAEQYEVQYGQMAAASVLSTIPALILMFFGQRFVVQGLTMGAVK from the coding sequence ATGCTCGTCCTGCGCGGATATTCGAAATGGGTCGGCTATGGCCTGCTGATGCTTGGGGTCTTCATCATCCTCGGTCCCTTCCTCTGGATCATGATGCAGAGCTTCAAATATGAGATCGACATCCTGAGGGGTGCCTGGATCTTCAAGCCGACGCTGTTCAACTACAATGACGTCCTGTGGTCCAGGCGCTCGGATTTCCTCTCCAATGTGACCAATAGCGCGATCGTTGCCGCGATCTCGACCTTCTTCGTGCTGATTGTCGGGACACTCGCCGCCTATTCGCTGGCGAGGCTCCAATGGCAAAGATGGATCTCCGCCGCCTTTCTGGGCTGGACCTTGATCTTCAACATGATCCCGCCGCTGACCTTGGTCGGCCCCTGGTATCTGATCTTTCGCGAGCTTGGCCTGTCGGCATCGCTGACGGGTGTCATCCTCACTCATATCACGCTGCATCTGCCGATGACGATCTGGATGATGATGGCCTATTTCAGCGATCTGCCGAAGGATATCGAAGAGGCGGCCATGGTCGATGGCTGCCGCCGCATCGACGCCTTCTGGAAGATTTCTCTGCCGCTCGTCACGCCCGGGCTGATCGCTGCCGGCGTTCTCGCCTTCGTCTTTTCCTGGAACGAATTCTCGATCGCGCTCAACCTGACAAGCCGCGCAACCGCCACCGTGCCGGTCGCCATTGCAAGATTCGCCGAGCAGTATGAGGTCCAGTACGGCCAGATGGCGGCGGCCTCGGTCCTGTCCACCATACCCGCATTGATCCTCATGTTCTTTGGCCAGCGGTTCGTCGTTCAGGGACTGACCATGGGCGCAGTCAAATAA
- a CDS encoding carbohydrate ABC transporter permease, with amino-acid sequence MSDFINRHFKWFTLGPAALLLLLLTVYPIINLFFMAVSTIRFEQAQEVWLFTPYRNFQTLINDEIFRIALINTVIFAVASVIIETVLGLAIAILVASVTAFKGIMRTVLIIPVLMPPVAIGSMWKLMYSYDFGVFNQFFTWIGYGPVNWLGSPSLALISVIIVDIWHWTPFVFLILFAAVEGLPKEVIEAARVDGATNRDITFKIIIPLLKPAIAVAMLFRTILAFKVFDQIFLLTSGGPGTSTEVVSLHLYKVFFAQNDMGYGAMLSLAVIAATIAFLLVGQRASAAFGGKN; translated from the coding sequence TTGTCCGATTTCATCAATCGTCACTTCAAGTGGTTCACGCTCGGCCCCGCAGCATTGCTGCTCCTGCTGCTGACCGTCTACCCCATCATCAACCTTTTCTTCATGGCGGTTTCGACCATTCGGTTCGAACAGGCGCAGGAGGTCTGGCTTTTCACGCCATACCGAAATTTCCAGACGCTCATCAACGATGAGATCTTCCGCATCGCCTTGATCAACACCGTCATCTTCGCCGTCGCCTCCGTCATCATCGAAACCGTTCTGGGCCTGGCGATCGCCATCCTCGTCGCCTCGGTCACCGCCTTCAAGGGCATCATGCGCACGGTCCTGATCATTCCCGTCCTGATGCCGCCCGTGGCCATCGGCTCGATGTGGAAACTGATGTATTCGTATGATTTCGGAGTGTTCAACCAGTTCTTCACCTGGATCGGCTACGGCCCCGTCAACTGGCTCGGCTCACCCTCGCTGGCGCTGATCTCCGTCATCATCGTCGATATCTGGCATTGGACCCCCTTTGTCTTCCTGATCCTGTTCGCGGCGGTGGAGGGCCTGCCCAAGGAGGTCATCGAGGCTGCGCGGGTGGACGGCGCGACGAACCGCGACATCACCTTCAAGATCATCATACCGCTGCTGAAGCCGGCCATTGCCGTGGCCATGCTGTTTCGCACCATTCTCGCCTTCAAGGTGTTCGACCAGATCTTCCTGCTCACCTCGGGCGGGCCGGGCACCTCGACAGAGGTTGTCAGTCTTCACCTCTACAAGGTCTTCTTCGCGCAGAATGACATGGGTTACGGCGCCATGCTGTCGCTTGCGGTGATCGCGGCCACCATCGCCTTCCTGCTGGTCGGCCAAAGGGCCAGCGCAGCCTTCGGGGGTAAGAACTGA
- a CDS encoding extracellular solute-binding protein, producing MAIMHRPQALLPATFALLLATGSAFAQDSFLDVGKQEPITILINASPWYNGFEKVVDLYTEQTGNEVKLEVTPFNGMLEKARSAVRSGGTSPLDLININSISTVEFYEGGFLQPLNEIDPDFKLDPQVLGLNDAGCWDEAKKFRICASGKLMGYAPNGNVQLFYYRKDVYEEKGMKVPTTFDDVLANCKALHSPPATYGYLQRGERGDSIYYDFMAYMLAYGGSVEKDAANGDYTVTVNSPQVKQALDKFIEIGKACGPENYATLGQGDLIQLMQTGKGMQSHAVVAAFPNFDNPQKSAVVGQINAAPLPRATAEGEPGVAIGSWVFGIPKNASDAGKKGAIAFSKWFLTYKAQYAYAEGGGIPVRTDVFESDLKDQEQFRWMPAYLEEIKYGKQLLGYNEGPAINQIMGLRLNQALIGEMTSAAALNKIAQEVHDLFAKNGRKTAMLEPLAE from the coding sequence ATGGCCATCATGCACCGCCCGCAGGCACTTCTGCCGGCCACTTTTGCCTTGCTGCTTGCCACCGGCAGCGCTTTCGCGCAGGACAGTTTTCTCGACGTCGGCAAGCAGGAGCCGATCACAATCCTGATCAACGCCTCCCCCTGGTATAACGGCTTTGAAAAGGTCGTCGATCTTTACACGGAGCAGACCGGCAACGAGGTGAAGCTGGAGGTGACGCCCTTCAACGGCATGCTGGAAAAGGCACGGTCTGCTGTGCGCTCGGGCGGGACAAGTCCTCTGGATCTGATCAACATCAACTCGATCAGCACGGTGGAATTCTACGAAGGCGGATTCCTGCAGCCGCTCAACGAGATCGATCCCGACTTCAAGCTCGATCCGCAGGTCCTGGGTCTCAACGATGCAGGCTGCTGGGACGAGGCGAAGAAGTTCCGCATCTGCGCCTCCGGAAAACTCATGGGCTATGCGCCCAACGGCAATGTGCAGCTCTTCTATTACCGAAAGGACGTCTATGAGGAGAAGGGAATGAAGGTCCCGACGACCTTCGATGACGTTCTGGCCAACTGCAAGGCACTGCACAGCCCGCCTGCGACCTATGGCTACCTGCAGCGCGGCGAGCGGGGCGACAGCATCTATTACGATTTCATGGCTTATATGCTGGCCTATGGCGGCAGCGTCGAGAAAGATGCAGCCAATGGCGATTACACCGTCACCGTCAACAGCCCGCAGGTGAAGCAGGCACTCGACAAGTTCATCGAGATCGGCAAGGCCTGCGGGCCGGAAAACTACGCCACGCTTGGCCAGGGTGACCTGATCCAGCTGATGCAGACCGGCAAGGGCATGCAGAGCCATGCGGTTGTGGCCGCCTTCCCGAACTTCGACAATCCGCAAAAGTCTGCGGTGGTCGGGCAGATCAATGCCGCACCTCTGCCGCGGGCGACCGCCGAGGGCGAGCCTGGCGTTGCCATCGGCTCCTGGGTCTTCGGCATTCCCAAGAACGCCTCGGATGCTGGCAAGAAGGGCGCGATCGCCTTCTCCAAGTGGTTCCTGACCTACAAGGCGCAGTATGCCTATGCCGAGGGCGGCGGCATTCCCGTCCGTACCGATGTCTTCGAATCCGACCTCAAGGACCAGGAGCAATTCCGCTGGATGCCCGCCTATCTTGAAGAGATCAAATACGGCAAGCAGCTTCTCGGCTACAATGAGGGACCGGCGATCAACCAGATCATGGGCCTTCGGCTGAATCAGGCGCTGATCGGCGAAATGACCTCGGCTGCGGCACTCAACAAGATCGCCCAGGAGGTCCATGACCTTTTTGCCAAGAACGGCCGGAAGACGGCCATGCTTGAACCGCTCGCCGAATGA
- a CDS encoding LysR family transcriptional regulator: MDRNLRAFLAVARAGNLTAAADQIGLTQPALTKTIRRVEREFGTRLFERTSRGMTLTDAGRLLQDRCEKIELHYRQGKEEIGLLKAGVLNEFRIAAGVAYHVSIAPDLVRLLSLDFPKTRFVLHFQVAGQAIPRLMAGEIEMLLGALDSLPAEGIETVPLLHVDMVVYACKNSELGRMKQVKPTDLAGKKWVVYQRDPVMFSRLNSYAAENMLPEPEICMEIDSLMASFRVVRGTEYVTAATSVVRQSAEEEGLRHVKLDRGIWYFESGATYRSSLRNFPIMKRAIELLKQLTAAYSADHSSEPSPEEPSGPAPRAKSQPVSDHSAKL; the protein is encoded by the coding sequence ATGGACCGCAACCTTCGTGCATTCCTCGCCGTGGCCCGCGCCGGGAACCTCACGGCAGCCGCAGATCAGATCGGGCTGACCCAGCCGGCACTGACAAAAACGATCCGTCGCGTCGAGCGCGAATTCGGCACACGTCTTTTCGAAAGAACCAGCCGCGGCATGACGCTGACCGATGCAGGCCGCCTGCTGCAGGACCGCTGCGAGAAGATCGAATTGCATTATCGCCAAGGCAAGGAGGAGATCGGCCTGCTGAAGGCGGGGGTTCTTAACGAATTCCGCATTGCCGCCGGCGTCGCCTATCATGTCTCGATCGCTCCCGACCTCGTGCGGCTGTTGAGCCTCGATTTTCCCAAGACGCGCTTCGTCCTGCACTTCCAGGTGGCAGGCCAGGCTATTCCCCGCCTGATGGCGGGCGAGATCGAAATGCTGCTCGGCGCGCTCGACAGCCTGCCGGCGGAGGGTATCGAGACAGTGCCGCTTTTGCATGTCGACATGGTCGTCTACGCCTGCAAGAACAGCGAGCTTGGCCGCATGAAGCAGGTGAAGCCCACCGATCTGGCGGGAAAGAAGTGGGTGGTCTATCAGCGCGATCCGGTGATGTTCAGCCGGCTCAACTCTTATGCTGCGGAAAACATGCTGCCGGAGCCCGAAATCTGCATGGAGATCGACAGTCTCATGGCCAGTTTTCGCGTCGTTCGCGGCACCGAATATGTCACCGCAGCAACATCGGTCGTGCGGCAGTCGGCCGAGGAGGAAGGCCTGCGCCATGTGAAACTCGACCGTGGCATCTGGTATTTTGAGTCCGGCGCTACCTATCGCAGCTCGCTGCGCAACTTTCCCATCATGAAACGGGCGATCGAACTGCTCAAGCAGCTGACCGCCGCCTATTCCGCCGATCATTCGTCCGAGCCTTCTCCCGAAGAACCCTCCGGGCCTGCCCCCCGCGCCAAATCCCAGCCCGTCAGCGATCATTCCGCAAAGTTATGA